Proteins from a single region of Platichthys flesus chromosome 16, fPlaFle2.1, whole genome shotgun sequence:
- the LOC133970689 gene encoding myocardin-related transcription factor A-like isoform X1 gives MPPLKSSAAFHEQRRSLERARTEDYLKRKIRSRPERTELIRMHILEETSAEPSLQVKQLQLKRARLADNLNDKISHRPGPMELIHKNILPVHSIIKQAIETQFPKAAGDNSSCDMDSSDSLSPEQPVGQESPAAVGPPPSPPDTEICIPSPTQDPPSAPRLPLLSGHRPSLKLTTGVTAPSAQRMGVASLIRTKPNSDRSAQRHKKPKDNQPKIKKLKYHQYVPPDQKGEKEPPPPLDSSYAKILQQQQLFLHLQILSQQQQNYNYQAILPAPPKPQKNLSSSSDSRTTSSPSPPLAAPPAAPSVQGRHSDQSSAPFDGTQAGSLPPNLDEMKVVELKSQLKLRSLPVSGTKPGLIERLKAYQELNGGSGTTPSLTAGGNTRPGAEGAGRSSRPAAADRASQQQQIQCCRASSLTSQLAAPQQLVTSSGSVSPAPPVSVSLSDHPPATSSTEESSGNTGALEEMMMSPLSQSGLQPSSAPHLPKTIKQEFPFSTPAPCQFSLKPASRQKHRPLPSTIPTAPVRTLDKDKMLKEKDQQIEELTRMLRQTQRLVELLRMQLEHRNRGAQVSEPVVLLRVKQEPPDKPGVPLTSGHPPFPPPTSSAPCDTRVTVKQEAPETEDVQSLDSRGSNLQPQEAQEQTQLHTEPQNKQEHRDCVQQNALQRAQRHVVHRLLLRQQNIHNCHQALENQQKVSLQKKKKSHKQQQKQQSKLNQQTLVKEQLKPLSQQQQQQQQTKQPQQIQIHSKIHVKQQQVLIPKKQQVQQQAPQASQGSSLSLPTWSDSTAALVTDGEGNHFLIALSNRITEAPEGKATNHNTLQKVENRGPHVSGDRPQQGAAQCVSAPPSLQPHLQNQEAAPSGENLPSPSSHTLSSSLDVLFSRLSPASVQTAASSPDDKPTEHEDFIDIILQAGEKSTSSNTAPDSSLDRLSPNSPASSPSPSPFQLMLSPPVSPSCDTPPPSVSAGSELQTLVDAAGEEPHFGNTGGGRLEDFLESTTGRPLLGVEPGGLLTLIDDLHSQMLCTPSILDHPPSPMDTFDMAPEEGRGLDSMDWLDLTMGGGTGEESTALAPLGPDTPPSIFSTDFLDSCDLQIHWDSCL, from the exons ATGCCAC CACTGAAAAGTTCAGCGGCCTTCCACGAACAGAGGCGGAGCTTGGAACGAGCACGG acTGAGGACTATCTCAAGAGGAAGATCCGGAGTCGACCGGAGCGAACAGAGCTGATCAGGATGCACATCCTGGAGG AGACGTCAGCGGAGCCGTCGCTGCAGGtcaagcagctgcagctgaagagagCTCGACTCGCCGACAACCTGAACGATAAGATCTCCCATCGACCGGGGCCCATGGAGCTGATTCACAAAAACATCCTGCCTGTTCACTCCATCATTAAACAGGCCATAG AGACACAGTTTCCAAAGGCTGCAGGTGATAACTCATCATGTGACATGGACAGCAGTGACAGTCTGTCCCCAGAACAGCCAGTAGGACAGGAGTCGCCTGCGGCCGTGGGACCCCCGCCCTCTCCACCAGACACCGAGATCTGCATCCCCTCTCCCACACAG GAccctccttcagctcctcgtcTACCTCTGCTCTCTGGACACCGACCCTCACTGAAGCTGACCACTGGGGTGACAGCACCATCTGCCCAGAGGATGGGTGTGGCCTCTCTCATCAGG ACTAAACCAAACTCTGACCGCTCCGCCCAGAGGCACAAGAAACCAAAGGACAACCAGCCAAAG ATAAAGAAGTTAAAGTACCATCAGTACGTCCCTCCTGACcagaagggagagaaagagcctcctcctccattggACTCGTCTTATGCAaagatcctgcagcagcagcagcttttcctGCATCTCCAGATCctcagtcagcagcagcagaactacAACTACCAGGCCATCCTGCCAGCTCCACCCAA accTCAGAAAaatctgtcttcctcctccgaCTCCAGGACCACCTCCTCCCCGTCACCGCCTCTCGCTGCCCCCCCAGCTGCCCCCTCTGTCCAGGGCCGTCACAGCGATCAGAGTTCAGCTCCTTTTGATGGGACACAAGCAGGATCTCTACCTCCAAACCTGGATGAGATGAAG GTCGTGGAGCTGAAGTCCCAGCTGAAGCTGCGTAGCTTGCCAGTCTCCGGCACCAAACCAGGCCTCATCGAGAGGCTGAAGGCGTACCAGGAGCTGAACGGAGGCAGTGGCACCACCCCCTCTCTGACAGCAGGGGGTAACACAAGGCCGGGGGCGGAAGGAGCAGGAAGATCCTCCCGTCCTGCTGCAGCCGACAGAgcatcacagcagcaacagatCCAGTGCTGCCGGGCATCCTCCCTGACGAGTCAGCTAG CCGCTCCTCAGCAGCTTGTGACCTCCAGTGGTTCGGTGTCACCAGCACCACCCGTCTCCGTCAGCCTCTCTGACCACCCGCCGGCCACCAGCAGTACAGAGGAGTCCAGCGGCAACACTGGTGCTTTGGAGGAAATG ATGATGTCACCTCTCTCCCAGTCGGGGCTTCAGCCATCTTCAGCTCCTCACCTTCCAAAGACTATTAAACAAGAGTTCCCATTTTCCACCCCAGCTCCGTGTCAGTTCTCTCTAAAGCCAGCGTCCCGGCAGAAACACCGCCCGCTCCCATCAACTATCCCCACAGCTCCAGTACGGACTCTGGACAAAGACAAGATGCTGAAGGAGAAAGACCAGCAGATAGAGGAGTTGACCAGGATGCTGAGGCAGACCCAGAGGCTGGTGGAGTTGCTGAGGATGCAGCTGGAGCATAGGAACCGAGGAGCGCAGGTTTCTGAGCCTGTGGTTCTTCTAAGAGTAAAACAAGAACCTCCTGATAAGCCTGGTGTCCCCCTCACGTCGGGCCATCCTCCATTCCCCCCTCCAACATCATCTGCTCCATGTGACACTAGAGTCACAGTCAAACAGGAAGCCCCTGAGACGGAGGACGTGCAATCCCTAGACTCCCGTGGATCCAACTTGCAACCTCAGGAAGCACAGGAGCAAACTCAGCTGCACACGGAGCCACAGAACAAACAGGAGCATCGTGACTGTGTGCAGCAGAACGCTCTGCAGCGGGCCCAGCGGCACGTCGTTCACAGACTCCTGCTGCGGCAGCAAAACATCCACAACTGTCACCAGGCGCTGGAGAATCAACAGAAAGTTTCTctgcagaaaaagaagaaatctcacaaacagcagcagaagcaacAGTCGAAACTAAATCAACAGACTCTAGTGAAAGAACAACTGAAGCcgctgtcacagcagcagcagcagcagcagcaaacaaagCAGCCACAGCAAATCCAGATACACTCCAAGATACATGTGAAGCAACAACAGGTGCTAATACCAAAGAAACAACAGGTGCAGCAGCAGGCTCCACAG gcGTCTCAAGGatcgtccctctctctcccgaCCTGGTCAGACTCCACCGCGGCCCTGGTCACAGACGGGGAAGGAAACCACTTCCTGATCGCACTGAGCAATCGCATCACTGAGGCACCCGAGGGAAAAGCGACCAATCACAACACTCTCCAG AAGGTAGAGAACAGAGGACCTCATGTGTCAGGGGACCGACCACAGCAGGGAGccgctcagtgtgtgtctgccccccccAGTCTGCAGCCCCACCTCCAGAACCAGGAGGCCGCTCCCTCGGGGGAAAACCTCCCATCACCTTCCTCTCACACG cTCAGCTCCAGTCTGGATGTTTTATTTAGTCGTCTGTCTCCAGCTTCTGTTCAGACGGCCGCCTCCTCGCCGGATGACAAA CCTACAGAGCATGAAGATTTTATCGACATCATCTTGCAGGCAGGAG aGAAGTCGACCTCCTCCAACACAGCACCAGACTCGTCCCTGGACCGTCTCAGTCCAAACTCCCcagcctcctccccctctccctccccattCCAGCTGATGCTCTCTCCCCCCGTCTCTCCCAGCTGTGACACCCCCCCGCCCTCTGTCTCAGCGGGCTCCGAGCTTCAGACTCTGGTCGACGCCGCAGGAGAGGAGCCGCACTTCGGTAACACCGGGGGCGGACGCCTGGAGGACTTCCTGGAGAGCACCACGGGCAGGCCTCTCCTGGGGGTGGAGCCTGGAGGCCTGCTGACGCTGATCGACGACCTCCACAGCCAAATGCTGTGCACCCCCAGCATCCTGGACCACCCCCCGTCTCCCATGGACACCTTCGACATGGCCCCGGAGGAGGGGCGTGGCCTGGACAGTATGGATTGGTTGGACCTcacgatggggggggggacgggggaggAAAGCACCGCGCTCGCCCCGCTCGGCCCCGACACTCCCCCTAGTATCTTCTCCACAGACTTCCTGGACAGTTGTGACCTGCAGATACACTGGGACTCCTGCCTGTAG
- the LOC133970689 gene encoding myocardin-related transcription factor A-like isoform X2, producing MPPLKSSAAFHEQRRSLERARTEDYLKRKIRSRPERTELIRMHILEETSAEPSLQVKQLQLKRARLADNLNDKISHRPGPMELIHKNILPVHSIIKQAIETQFPKAAGDNSSCDMDSSDSLSPEQPVGQESPAAVGPPPSPPDTEICIPSPTQDPPSAPRLPLLSGHRPSLKLTTGVTAPSAQRMGVASLIRTKPNSDRSAQRHKKPKDNQPKIKKLKYHQYVPPDQKGEKEPPPPLDSSYAKILQQQQLFLHLQILSQQQQNYNYQAILPAPPKPQKNLSSSSDSRTTSSPSPPLAAPPAAPSVQGRHSDQSSAPFDGTQAGSLPPNLDEMKVVELKSQLKLRSLPVSGTKPGLIERLKAYQELNGGSGTTPSLTAGGNTRPGAEGAGRSSRPAAADRASQQQQIQCCRASSLTSQLAAPQQLVTSSGSVSPAPPVSVSLSDHPPATSSTEESSGNTGALEEMMMSPLSQSGLQPSSAPHLPKTIKQEFPFSTPAPCQFSLKPASRQKHRPLPSTIPTAPVRTLDKDKMLKEKDQQIEELTRMLRQTQRLVELLRMQLEHRNRGAQVSEPVVLLRVKQEPPDKPGVPLTSGHPPFPPPTSSAPCDTRVTVKQEAPETEDVQSLDSRGSNLQPQEAQEQTQLHTEPQNKQEHRDCVQQNALQRAQRHVVHRLLLRQQNIHNCHQALENQQKVSLQKKKKSHKQQQKQQSKLNQQTLVKEQLKPLSQQQQQQQQTKQPQQIQIHSKIHVKQQQVLIPKKQQVQQQAPQASQGSSLSLPTWSDSTAALVTDGEGNHFLIALSNRITEAPEGKATNHNTLQVENRGPHVSGDRPQQGAAQCVSAPPSLQPHLQNQEAAPSGENLPSPSSHTLSSSLDVLFSRLSPASVQTAASSPDDKPTEHEDFIDIILQAGEKSTSSNTAPDSSLDRLSPNSPASSPSPSPFQLMLSPPVSPSCDTPPPSVSAGSELQTLVDAAGEEPHFGNTGGGRLEDFLESTTGRPLLGVEPGGLLTLIDDLHSQMLCTPSILDHPPSPMDTFDMAPEEGRGLDSMDWLDLTMGGGTGEESTALAPLGPDTPPSIFSTDFLDSCDLQIHWDSCL from the exons ATGCCAC CACTGAAAAGTTCAGCGGCCTTCCACGAACAGAGGCGGAGCTTGGAACGAGCACGG acTGAGGACTATCTCAAGAGGAAGATCCGGAGTCGACCGGAGCGAACAGAGCTGATCAGGATGCACATCCTGGAGG AGACGTCAGCGGAGCCGTCGCTGCAGGtcaagcagctgcagctgaagagagCTCGACTCGCCGACAACCTGAACGATAAGATCTCCCATCGACCGGGGCCCATGGAGCTGATTCACAAAAACATCCTGCCTGTTCACTCCATCATTAAACAGGCCATAG AGACACAGTTTCCAAAGGCTGCAGGTGATAACTCATCATGTGACATGGACAGCAGTGACAGTCTGTCCCCAGAACAGCCAGTAGGACAGGAGTCGCCTGCGGCCGTGGGACCCCCGCCCTCTCCACCAGACACCGAGATCTGCATCCCCTCTCCCACACAG GAccctccttcagctcctcgtcTACCTCTGCTCTCTGGACACCGACCCTCACTGAAGCTGACCACTGGGGTGACAGCACCATCTGCCCAGAGGATGGGTGTGGCCTCTCTCATCAGG ACTAAACCAAACTCTGACCGCTCCGCCCAGAGGCACAAGAAACCAAAGGACAACCAGCCAAAG ATAAAGAAGTTAAAGTACCATCAGTACGTCCCTCCTGACcagaagggagagaaagagcctcctcctccattggACTCGTCTTATGCAaagatcctgcagcagcagcagcttttcctGCATCTCCAGATCctcagtcagcagcagcagaactacAACTACCAGGCCATCCTGCCAGCTCCACCCAA accTCAGAAAaatctgtcttcctcctccgaCTCCAGGACCACCTCCTCCCCGTCACCGCCTCTCGCTGCCCCCCCAGCTGCCCCCTCTGTCCAGGGCCGTCACAGCGATCAGAGTTCAGCTCCTTTTGATGGGACACAAGCAGGATCTCTACCTCCAAACCTGGATGAGATGAAG GTCGTGGAGCTGAAGTCCCAGCTGAAGCTGCGTAGCTTGCCAGTCTCCGGCACCAAACCAGGCCTCATCGAGAGGCTGAAGGCGTACCAGGAGCTGAACGGAGGCAGTGGCACCACCCCCTCTCTGACAGCAGGGGGTAACACAAGGCCGGGGGCGGAAGGAGCAGGAAGATCCTCCCGTCCTGCTGCAGCCGACAGAgcatcacagcagcaacagatCCAGTGCTGCCGGGCATCCTCCCTGACGAGTCAGCTAG CCGCTCCTCAGCAGCTTGTGACCTCCAGTGGTTCGGTGTCACCAGCACCACCCGTCTCCGTCAGCCTCTCTGACCACCCGCCGGCCACCAGCAGTACAGAGGAGTCCAGCGGCAACACTGGTGCTTTGGAGGAAATG ATGATGTCACCTCTCTCCCAGTCGGGGCTTCAGCCATCTTCAGCTCCTCACCTTCCAAAGACTATTAAACAAGAGTTCCCATTTTCCACCCCAGCTCCGTGTCAGTTCTCTCTAAAGCCAGCGTCCCGGCAGAAACACCGCCCGCTCCCATCAACTATCCCCACAGCTCCAGTACGGACTCTGGACAAAGACAAGATGCTGAAGGAGAAAGACCAGCAGATAGAGGAGTTGACCAGGATGCTGAGGCAGACCCAGAGGCTGGTGGAGTTGCTGAGGATGCAGCTGGAGCATAGGAACCGAGGAGCGCAGGTTTCTGAGCCTGTGGTTCTTCTAAGAGTAAAACAAGAACCTCCTGATAAGCCTGGTGTCCCCCTCACGTCGGGCCATCCTCCATTCCCCCCTCCAACATCATCTGCTCCATGTGACACTAGAGTCACAGTCAAACAGGAAGCCCCTGAGACGGAGGACGTGCAATCCCTAGACTCCCGTGGATCCAACTTGCAACCTCAGGAAGCACAGGAGCAAACTCAGCTGCACACGGAGCCACAGAACAAACAGGAGCATCGTGACTGTGTGCAGCAGAACGCTCTGCAGCGGGCCCAGCGGCACGTCGTTCACAGACTCCTGCTGCGGCAGCAAAACATCCACAACTGTCACCAGGCGCTGGAGAATCAACAGAAAGTTTCTctgcagaaaaagaagaaatctcacaaacagcagcagaagcaacAGTCGAAACTAAATCAACAGACTCTAGTGAAAGAACAACTGAAGCcgctgtcacagcagcagcagcagcagcagcaaacaaagCAGCCACAGCAAATCCAGATACACTCCAAGATACATGTGAAGCAACAACAGGTGCTAATACCAAAGAAACAACAGGTGCAGCAGCAGGCTCCACAG gcGTCTCAAGGatcgtccctctctctcccgaCCTGGTCAGACTCCACCGCGGCCCTGGTCACAGACGGGGAAGGAAACCACTTCCTGATCGCACTGAGCAATCGCATCACTGAGGCACCCGAGGGAAAAGCGACCAATCACAACACTCTCCAG GTAGAGAACAGAGGACCTCATGTGTCAGGGGACCGACCACAGCAGGGAGccgctcagtgtgtgtctgccccccccAGTCTGCAGCCCCACCTCCAGAACCAGGAGGCCGCTCCCTCGGGGGAAAACCTCCCATCACCTTCCTCTCACACG cTCAGCTCCAGTCTGGATGTTTTATTTAGTCGTCTGTCTCCAGCTTCTGTTCAGACGGCCGCCTCCTCGCCGGATGACAAA CCTACAGAGCATGAAGATTTTATCGACATCATCTTGCAGGCAGGAG aGAAGTCGACCTCCTCCAACACAGCACCAGACTCGTCCCTGGACCGTCTCAGTCCAAACTCCCcagcctcctccccctctccctccccattCCAGCTGATGCTCTCTCCCCCCGTCTCTCCCAGCTGTGACACCCCCCCGCCCTCTGTCTCAGCGGGCTCCGAGCTTCAGACTCTGGTCGACGCCGCAGGAGAGGAGCCGCACTTCGGTAACACCGGGGGCGGACGCCTGGAGGACTTCCTGGAGAGCACCACGGGCAGGCCTCTCCTGGGGGTGGAGCCTGGAGGCCTGCTGACGCTGATCGACGACCTCCACAGCCAAATGCTGTGCACCCCCAGCATCCTGGACCACCCCCCGTCTCCCATGGACACCTTCGACATGGCCCCGGAGGAGGGGCGTGGCCTGGACAGTATGGATTGGTTGGACCTcacgatggggggggggacgggggaggAAAGCACCGCGCTCGCCCCGCTCGGCCCCGACACTCCCCCTAGTATCTTCTCCACAGACTTCCTGGACAGTTGTGACCTGCAGATACACTGGGACTCCTGCCTGTAG
- the LOC133970689 gene encoding myocardin-related transcription factor A-like isoform X3 — translation MPPLKSSAAFHEQRRSLERARTEDYLKRKIRSRPERTELIRMHILEETSAEPSLQVKQLQLKRARLADNLNDKISHRPGPMELIHKNILPVHSIIKQAIETQFPKAAGDNSSCDMDSSDSLSPEQPVGQESPAAVGPPPSPPDTEICIPSPTQDPPSAPRLPLLSGHRPSLKLTTGVTAPSAQRMGVASLIRTKPNSDRSAQRHKKPKDNQPKIKKLKYHQYVPPDQKGEKEPPPPLDSSYAKILQQQQLFLHLQILSQQQQNYNYQAILPAPPKTTSSPSPPLAAPPAAPSVQGRHSDQSSAPFDGTQAGSLPPNLDEMKVVELKSQLKLRSLPVSGTKPGLIERLKAYQELNGGSGTTPSLTAGGNTRPGAEGAGRSSRPAAADRASQQQQIQCCRASSLTSQLAAPQQLVTSSGSVSPAPPVSVSLSDHPPATSSTEESSGNTGALEEMMMSPLSQSGLQPSSAPHLPKTIKQEFPFSTPAPCQFSLKPASRQKHRPLPSTIPTAPVRTLDKDKMLKEKDQQIEELTRMLRQTQRLVELLRMQLEHRNRGAQVSEPVVLLRVKQEPPDKPGVPLTSGHPPFPPPTSSAPCDTRVTVKQEAPETEDVQSLDSRGSNLQPQEAQEQTQLHTEPQNKQEHRDCVQQNALQRAQRHVVHRLLLRQQNIHNCHQALENQQKVSLQKKKKSHKQQQKQQSKLNQQTLVKEQLKPLSQQQQQQQQTKQPQQIQIHSKIHVKQQQVLIPKKQQVQQQAPQASQGSSLSLPTWSDSTAALVTDGEGNHFLIALSNRITEAPEGKATNHNTLQKVENRGPHVSGDRPQQGAAQCVSAPPSLQPHLQNQEAAPSGENLPSPSSHTLSSSLDVLFSRLSPASVQTAASSPDDKPTEHEDFIDIILQAGEKSTSSNTAPDSSLDRLSPNSPASSPSPSPFQLMLSPPVSPSCDTPPPSVSAGSELQTLVDAAGEEPHFGNTGGGRLEDFLESTTGRPLLGVEPGGLLTLIDDLHSQMLCTPSILDHPPSPMDTFDMAPEEGRGLDSMDWLDLTMGGGTGEESTALAPLGPDTPPSIFSTDFLDSCDLQIHWDSCL, via the exons ATGCCAC CACTGAAAAGTTCAGCGGCCTTCCACGAACAGAGGCGGAGCTTGGAACGAGCACGG acTGAGGACTATCTCAAGAGGAAGATCCGGAGTCGACCGGAGCGAACAGAGCTGATCAGGATGCACATCCTGGAGG AGACGTCAGCGGAGCCGTCGCTGCAGGtcaagcagctgcagctgaagagagCTCGACTCGCCGACAACCTGAACGATAAGATCTCCCATCGACCGGGGCCCATGGAGCTGATTCACAAAAACATCCTGCCTGTTCACTCCATCATTAAACAGGCCATAG AGACACAGTTTCCAAAGGCTGCAGGTGATAACTCATCATGTGACATGGACAGCAGTGACAGTCTGTCCCCAGAACAGCCAGTAGGACAGGAGTCGCCTGCGGCCGTGGGACCCCCGCCCTCTCCACCAGACACCGAGATCTGCATCCCCTCTCCCACACAG GAccctccttcagctcctcgtcTACCTCTGCTCTCTGGACACCGACCCTCACTGAAGCTGACCACTGGGGTGACAGCACCATCTGCCCAGAGGATGGGTGTGGCCTCTCTCATCAGG ACTAAACCAAACTCTGACCGCTCCGCCCAGAGGCACAAGAAACCAAAGGACAACCAGCCAAAG ATAAAGAAGTTAAAGTACCATCAGTACGTCCCTCCTGACcagaagggagagaaagagcctcctcctccattggACTCGTCTTATGCAaagatcctgcagcagcagcagcttttcctGCATCTCCAGATCctcagtcagcagcagcagaactacAACTACCAGGCCATCCTGCCAGCTCCACCCAA GACCACCTCCTCCCCGTCACCGCCTCTCGCTGCCCCCCCAGCTGCCCCCTCTGTCCAGGGCCGTCACAGCGATCAGAGTTCAGCTCCTTTTGATGGGACACAAGCAGGATCTCTACCTCCAAACCTGGATGAGATGAAG GTCGTGGAGCTGAAGTCCCAGCTGAAGCTGCGTAGCTTGCCAGTCTCCGGCACCAAACCAGGCCTCATCGAGAGGCTGAAGGCGTACCAGGAGCTGAACGGAGGCAGTGGCACCACCCCCTCTCTGACAGCAGGGGGTAACACAAGGCCGGGGGCGGAAGGAGCAGGAAGATCCTCCCGTCCTGCTGCAGCCGACAGAgcatcacagcagcaacagatCCAGTGCTGCCGGGCATCCTCCCTGACGAGTCAGCTAG CCGCTCCTCAGCAGCTTGTGACCTCCAGTGGTTCGGTGTCACCAGCACCACCCGTCTCCGTCAGCCTCTCTGACCACCCGCCGGCCACCAGCAGTACAGAGGAGTCCAGCGGCAACACTGGTGCTTTGGAGGAAATG ATGATGTCACCTCTCTCCCAGTCGGGGCTTCAGCCATCTTCAGCTCCTCACCTTCCAAAGACTATTAAACAAGAGTTCCCATTTTCCACCCCAGCTCCGTGTCAGTTCTCTCTAAAGCCAGCGTCCCGGCAGAAACACCGCCCGCTCCCATCAACTATCCCCACAGCTCCAGTACGGACTCTGGACAAAGACAAGATGCTGAAGGAGAAAGACCAGCAGATAGAGGAGTTGACCAGGATGCTGAGGCAGACCCAGAGGCTGGTGGAGTTGCTGAGGATGCAGCTGGAGCATAGGAACCGAGGAGCGCAGGTTTCTGAGCCTGTGGTTCTTCTAAGAGTAAAACAAGAACCTCCTGATAAGCCTGGTGTCCCCCTCACGTCGGGCCATCCTCCATTCCCCCCTCCAACATCATCTGCTCCATGTGACACTAGAGTCACAGTCAAACAGGAAGCCCCTGAGACGGAGGACGTGCAATCCCTAGACTCCCGTGGATCCAACTTGCAACCTCAGGAAGCACAGGAGCAAACTCAGCTGCACACGGAGCCACAGAACAAACAGGAGCATCGTGACTGTGTGCAGCAGAACGCTCTGCAGCGGGCCCAGCGGCACGTCGTTCACAGACTCCTGCTGCGGCAGCAAAACATCCACAACTGTCACCAGGCGCTGGAGAATCAACAGAAAGTTTCTctgcagaaaaagaagaaatctcacaaacagcagcagaagcaacAGTCGAAACTAAATCAACAGACTCTAGTGAAAGAACAACTGAAGCcgctgtcacagcagcagcagcagcagcagcaaacaaagCAGCCACAGCAAATCCAGATACACTCCAAGATACATGTGAAGCAACAACAGGTGCTAATACCAAAGAAACAACAGGTGCAGCAGCAGGCTCCACAG gcGTCTCAAGGatcgtccctctctctcccgaCCTGGTCAGACTCCACCGCGGCCCTGGTCACAGACGGGGAAGGAAACCACTTCCTGATCGCACTGAGCAATCGCATCACTGAGGCACCCGAGGGAAAAGCGACCAATCACAACACTCTCCAG AAGGTAGAGAACAGAGGACCTCATGTGTCAGGGGACCGACCACAGCAGGGAGccgctcagtgtgtgtctgccccccccAGTCTGCAGCCCCACCTCCAGAACCAGGAGGCCGCTCCCTCGGGGGAAAACCTCCCATCACCTTCCTCTCACACG cTCAGCTCCAGTCTGGATGTTTTATTTAGTCGTCTGTCTCCAGCTTCTGTTCAGACGGCCGCCTCCTCGCCGGATGACAAA CCTACAGAGCATGAAGATTTTATCGACATCATCTTGCAGGCAGGAG aGAAGTCGACCTCCTCCAACACAGCACCAGACTCGTCCCTGGACCGTCTCAGTCCAAACTCCCcagcctcctccccctctccctccccattCCAGCTGATGCTCTCTCCCCCCGTCTCTCCCAGCTGTGACACCCCCCCGCCCTCTGTCTCAGCGGGCTCCGAGCTTCAGACTCTGGTCGACGCCGCAGGAGAGGAGCCGCACTTCGGTAACACCGGGGGCGGACGCCTGGAGGACTTCCTGGAGAGCACCACGGGCAGGCCTCTCCTGGGGGTGGAGCCTGGAGGCCTGCTGACGCTGATCGACGACCTCCACAGCCAAATGCTGTGCACCCCCAGCATCCTGGACCACCCCCCGTCTCCCATGGACACCTTCGACATGGCCCCGGAGGAGGGGCGTGGCCTGGACAGTATGGATTGGTTGGACCTcacgatggggggggggacgggggaggAAAGCACCGCGCTCGCCCCGCTCGGCCCCGACACTCCCCCTAGTATCTTCTCCACAGACTTCCTGGACAGTTGTGACCTGCAGATACACTGGGACTCCTGCCTGTAG